Proteins encoded in a region of the Gemmatimonadaceae bacterium genome:
- a CDS encoding HRDC domain-containing protein, producing the protein MNPRSTAPTVRYLDSDGAVGQFLEGIGGTPILALDTEGASFHRFIDRIYLLQLSTRDVHAIIDPLPIAPPAGLGALLEDPKVEVVFHDADYDLRLLHQDYGWNVRTIFDTRVAAQLLGVKAFGLAALLEQHFDVKLDKKHQRADWSMRPLTKGMLDYAAQDTMHLLQLRDVLKAQLEAKGRWAWAREEFERLEGTRWAPEESGDAFLRIKGARDLTRRELAVLREVTQWRDATAKALDRSTFRVVANEVLLEIARLQPADADALGKIKGMPRGMVERAAADVLAAVQRGLAVHEGQLPRFPRSARWDKDPEFDDKVGRLKAVRDEAAKRLELDPGVLGSRERLEAVARLVPRSVEELATIPELRRWQVAEMGAAFVKALQSFKPKHKPAAPAADSPYLES; encoded by the coding sequence GTGAATCCCAGGAGCACGGCACCCACGGTGCGGTACCTCGATTCGGACGGCGCCGTCGGGCAATTCCTCGAGGGGATTGGCGGCACGCCGATCCTCGCGCTCGATACCGAAGGGGCGAGCTTCCACCGGTTCATCGACCGCATCTACCTGCTGCAGCTCTCGACGCGCGACGTGCACGCGATCATCGATCCGCTGCCGATTGCGCCCCCGGCCGGGCTGGGTGCGCTGCTTGAAGATCCCAAGGTCGAGGTGGTCTTTCACGACGCCGACTACGACCTCCGCCTGCTCCATCAGGACTATGGCTGGAACGTGCGCACGATCTTCGACACGCGCGTCGCCGCCCAGCTCCTTGGCGTGAAGGCGTTTGGGCTCGCCGCGCTGCTCGAGCAGCACTTTGACGTGAAGCTGGACAAGAAGCACCAGCGGGCCGACTGGTCCATGCGTCCCCTCACGAAAGGGATGCTCGACTACGCGGCCCAGGACACCATGCACCTGCTGCAGCTGCGTGACGTGCTGAAGGCGCAGTTGGAAGCGAAGGGACGCTGGGCCTGGGCGCGCGAGGAATTCGAGCGGCTCGAGGGGACGCGCTGGGCGCCGGAGGAGTCGGGCGATGCCTTCCTGCGCATCAAGGGGGCGCGCGACCTCACCCGCCGTGAACTCGCCGTCTTGCGCGAAGTGACGCAGTGGCGCGACGCGACGGCCAAGGCGCTCGATCGCTCGACGTTCCGGGTGGTGGCCAACGAGGTGCTGCTCGAAATCGCGCGGCTGCAGCCAGCCGACGCCGATGCGCTCGGCAAGATCAAGGGGATGCCGCGCGGAATGGTGGAACGGGCCGCCGCCGACGTGCTCGCGGCCGTGCAGCGTGGCCTGGCGGTCCACGAGGGACAGCTGCCGCGCTTTCCGCGATCTGCACGCTGGGACAAGGACCCGGAGTTCGACGACAAGGTCGGCCGCCTGAAGGCCGTGCGCGACGAGGCGGCGAAGCGGCTGGAGCTCGATCCGGGCGTGCTGGGATCACGCGAGCGGCTCGAGGCGGTGGCGCGACTCGTTCCCCGCTCGGTGGAGGAGCTGGCGACCATTCCGGAGCTGCGCCGCTGGCAGGTGGCGGAGATGGGTGCGGCCTTCGTGAAGGCGCTCCAAAGCTTCAAGCCCAAGCACAAGCCGGCAGCACCCGCGGCCGACTCGCCGTATCTGGAATCGTAG
- a CDS encoding metal-sulfur cluster assembly factor: MTDPLNPAAAPSADAVSPTAGGEVTEELIKLALRRVKDPELNLNIVDLGLVYGIHVDGTNVIVDMSLTSPACPSGPELVHDATTQVQAVPGVTNAEVNIVWSPPWTPDRIEPRVRVYLGF; this comes from the coding sequence ATGACCGATCCACTCAATCCAGCTGCGGCGCCATCCGCCGATGCCGTGTCGCCGACCGCCGGCGGCGAAGTCACCGAGGAGCTCATCAAGCTCGCCCTGCGGCGCGTCAAGGATCCCGAGCTGAATCTCAACATCGTGGACCTCGGACTCGTCTACGGGATCCACGTGGACGGCACGAATGTCATCGTCGACATGTCGCTGACGTCGCCGGCCTGTCCGTCAGGACCGGAGCTCGTGCACGACGCCACCACGCAGGTGCAGGCGGTGCCGGGCGTCACGAACGCCGAGGTGAACATCGTCTGGTCACCTCCGTGGACGCCCGACCGCATCGAGCCGCGCGTGCGCGTGTATCTCGGATTCTGA
- a CDS encoding serine hydrolase, translating into MILYLVAALAFGDTLGRLPIQKPESVGMSPERLEVIDRVVQEGIRAGGYPGAAVIIGRQGAAVWRKGFGTMGWEFESAPVTADQTIYDLASLTKVVATTTAAMILFDEGRLPLDAKVADYLPDFQGKWKDEVTIRQLLTHRSGLPAGRELWRVASTPGEARAAVITTRLRFRPGQSFIYSDLGADVLGWVVEAIAGMPLDAFVQQRVFAPLGMHDTFFLPPDSVKTRVAPTITQGLVHDENAQVLGGVAGHAGLFSTADDLAVFAQMMLNGGVYDGTRIVSDSVVRQFTQRAAGSRALGWEIAEGKHGAGSYLSTAAYGHVGYTGTSMWIDPQRNMFIILLTNRVHDARVKRPSTVIADIRADLADAAALAVTDEDMRIETMPASFRADRAMNWNKPLRTRRSRHKRTRSRPAVTTVKPAAGKAAAAKSARAAGKTAASSAKSKATATSSKHSKSKARATSGASKKSGAAAKTGAAKTGAAKSAAARAKKADSKSGR; encoded by the coding sequence ATGATCCTCTATCTCGTTGCCGCACTGGCGTTTGGCGATACCTTGGGGCGGTTGCCCATCCAGAAGCCAGAAAGCGTGGGCATGTCCCCTGAGCGACTCGAGGTCATTGACCGCGTCGTGCAGGAAGGGATTCGCGCGGGGGGATATCCGGGCGCGGCGGTGATCATTGGCCGGCAGGGTGCGGCCGTCTGGCGCAAGGGCTTCGGCACGATGGGCTGGGAATTCGAGAGCGCCCCCGTCACCGCAGATCAGACGATCTACGATCTGGCCTCCCTCACCAAGGTGGTCGCCACGACCACGGCCGCGATGATCCTCTTTGACGAAGGGCGGCTGCCGCTCGACGCCAAGGTGGCCGACTACCTGCCCGACTTCCAGGGGAAGTGGAAGGACGAAGTCACGATTCGTCAGCTGCTCACCCACCGCAGCGGCCTGCCGGCGGGCCGCGAACTCTGGCGCGTCGCCAGCACGCCCGGTGAGGCGCGGGCAGCGGTCATCACGACCAGGCTTCGCTTTCGCCCCGGCCAGTCCTTCATCTACTCCGACCTCGGTGCCGACGTGCTTGGCTGGGTGGTTGAGGCCATCGCCGGCATGCCACTCGACGCGTTCGTGCAGCAGCGGGTCTTCGCGCCGCTCGGGATGCACGACACCTTCTTCCTGCCGCCGGATTCCGTGAAGACGCGCGTCGCCCCAACCATCACGCAGGGTCTCGTGCACGACGAGAACGCGCAGGTGCTGGGCGGTGTCGCCGGACACGCGGGCCTCTTCTCGACCGCCGACGATCTCGCCGTGTTCGCGCAGATGATGCTGAACGGCGGTGTCTACGACGGAACGCGCATCGTCAGCGATTCGGTCGTCCGTCAGTTCACGCAGCGCGCGGCCGGCTCGCGCGCGCTTGGCTGGGAGATCGCCGAGGGCAAGCACGGGGCGGGTTCGTATCTCAGCACGGCGGCGTACGGCCACGTCGGATACACCGGCACGTCCATGTGGATCGACCCGCAGCGCAACATGTTCATCATCCTGCTCACCAATCGCGTCCACGACGCGCGGGTGAAGCGCCCGTCCACGGTCATCGCCGACATTCGCGCCGACCTGGCCGATGCGGCGGCGCTCGCCGTGACGGACGAGGACATGCGGATCGAGACGATGCCGGCGTCGTTCCGCGCCGATCGGGCAATGAACTGGAACAAGCCGCTGCGCACGCGTCGCTCGCGGCACAAGAGAACCCGATCGCGCCCAGCCGTCACGACGGTGAAACCGGCGGCCGGGAAAGCGGCGGCGGCGAAGAGCGCCCGCGCGGCAGGCAAGACCGCCGCGTCGAGCGCGAAGTCGAAAGCAACGGCCACCTCTAGCAAGCACTCGAAGTCGAAGGCCAGGGCAACGTCTGGCGCATCGAAGAAGAGTGGGGCGGCCGCCAAGACAGGCGCCGCGAAGACAGGTGCCGCCAAATCAGCCGCCGCGCGGGCAAAGAAAGCCGACAGCAAGAGCGGACGCTGA
- a CDS encoding sigma-70 family RNA polymerase sigma factor, producing the protein MADQLTIRRAIHGDEAALRSLWVQYAPRIDAVVRRLVGDPDQAADVAQEVWIQIFRALPTYRGDSQFGTWAHRIAVNRTLNAQRSLRRLGKAETEIEEDTVSVEHEGDRSLLAQTIDEAVQKLSPGARAVFVLHDVEGYTHEEIAAELGITSGGSKSQLFKARAKLRTLLKHLVDAPISQESSHAAHLS; encoded by the coding sequence ATGGCTGATCAGCTGACGATCCGACGCGCCATTCATGGCGACGAAGCGGCGTTGCGCTCCCTCTGGGTGCAATACGCGCCGCGTATTGACGCCGTCGTGAGGCGCCTGGTTGGCGATCCCGACCAGGCCGCTGACGTGGCGCAGGAAGTCTGGATCCAGATTTTCCGCGCCCTCCCCACCTATCGCGGTGATTCCCAGTTCGGCACGTGGGCGCACCGCATTGCGGTGAACCGCACGCTGAACGCGCAGCGCTCGCTGCGCCGGCTGGGGAAGGCGGAGACGGAGATCGAGGAGGACACCGTGTCGGTGGAGCACGAGGGCGACCGCTCGCTGCTCGCGCAGACCATCGATGAGGCGGTGCAGAAGCTCTCACCCGGCGCGCGCGCGGTCTTCGTGCTGCACGACGTCGAGGGATACACGCACGAGGAAATCGCCGCCGAGCTGGGCATCACGTCCGGCGGATCGAAGTCGCAACTGTTCAAGGCGCGCGCCAAGCTGCGCACGCTGCTCAAGCACCTGGTGGATGCTCCCATTTCGCAGGAATCGTCACATGCCGCACATCTCTCCTGA
- a CDS encoding PDZ domain-containing protein, which produces MRQFLNLKWRVAPVALMAGAIFGATAGAAGAQQATSPRAGRTLTVRVDTSDNTKVTVVLEGLDSLMRSLAQSRVLEERIGMALREYSSAQQNLTRRQALEEQLQKITESNLKLLSKIQMACSSRKPADRAPEGYLGVTFNITGTVKREGSGPEVYRFDEPPEIISVETGSPAARAGLRRGDHIIALDGRDVVGRDVILAQMLSPGRKLPVRIAREGREQSFTVQVQKRPEGFGDECSDIELALAPMRPQLQGHGMPEGRAFTFVRPTTPRTPKAPPTVVPAPDALPTPSVWTFEAPPPVAISGFSSIVAGAQLTTLTDDFKDLTGAEGGVLVQRVLPETPAAAAGLKGGDVIVEAGDRLVTNARMLQRIIGDDDDRNLKLKVVRKGKARTVWLRW; this is translated from the coding sequence ATGAGGCAGTTCCTGAATCTCAAGTGGCGAGTGGCGCCGGTGGCGCTGATGGCGGGCGCGATCTTTGGCGCGACGGCGGGTGCGGCGGGGGCGCAGCAGGCGACGTCGCCGCGCGCTGGCCGCACGCTGACCGTGCGCGTCGATACCAGCGACAACACGAAAGTCACCGTCGTCCTGGAAGGGCTAGACAGCCTGATGCGGTCACTGGCGCAGTCGCGTGTGCTCGAGGAGCGCATCGGGATGGCGCTGCGCGAGTACAGCTCGGCGCAGCAGAACCTGACGCGACGCCAGGCGCTCGAGGAGCAGCTCCAGAAGATCACGGAGAGCAACCTGAAGCTGCTCTCGAAGATCCAGATGGCCTGCAGCAGCCGGAAGCCGGCGGATCGGGCGCCGGAGGGCTATCTCGGCGTCACGTTCAACATCACGGGCACGGTCAAGCGCGAGGGCAGCGGTCCGGAGGTCTATCGCTTCGACGAACCGCCCGAGATCATTTCAGTGGAAACCGGTTCACCGGCCGCTCGCGCCGGACTTCGTCGCGGCGACCACATCATCGCGCTGGACGGTCGGGACGTGGTTGGGCGCGACGTGATCCTCGCGCAGATGCTGTCGCCGGGACGCAAGCTTCCCGTGCGCATCGCGCGCGAGGGGCGCGAGCAGTCGTTCACCGTTCAGGTGCAGAAACGGCCCGAAGGATTCGGCGACGAGTGCAGCGACATCGAGCTCGCATTGGCGCCGATGCGTCCGCAGTTGCAGGGGCACGGCATGCCCGAGGGCCGGGCGTTCACGTTCGTGCGGCCGACGACACCGCGCACGCCGAAGGCGCCGCCGACAGTCGTGCCCGCTCCCGACGCTCTGCCCACGCCGAGCGTGTGGACATTCGAGGCGCCGCCGCCGGTGGCGATCTCCGGCTTCTCGAGCATCGTGGCCGGGGCGCAGCTGACAACGCTGACCGACGACTTCAAGGACCTGACCGGCGCGGAGGGCGGCGTGTTGGTTCAGCGTGTCCTACCCGAAACGCCGGCGGCGGCGGCGGGATTGAAGGGCGGTGACGTCATCGTCGAAGCCGGAGATCGGCTCGTCACGAACGCCCGCATGCTGCAGCGAATCATTGGCGACGACGATGACCGCAACCTGAAGCTGAAGGTAGTTCGGAAGGGGAAGGCGCGGACGGTCTGGCTACGATGGTAG
- a CDS encoding TonB-dependent siderophore receptor has product MQISRLLPIGALTLLLPALALGQHTASNDSSARLDTVRVRASRSNSYSTVATRSVTRTTVKLVDLPMSLSVLSRGQLQDQAMRSMADVVRYLPGITMGQGEGHRDQPTTRGISSTADLFVDGVRDDVQYLRDLYNVERVEAVRGPNALAFGRGGGGGVLNRVLRQADFGAHREVVLASGSHDQSRGTLDLGHALGAAAAGRVTAMAESSNSFRGVPLSRAGVNPTGTLVVGGGTLRASYEHFEDRRGVDRGIPSFHGAPAPIDESIFYGDRAVNRARAVVDHGRLEYERGAGSALQLRTVFAWSAYEKMYRNLVPGAMNATGTTVALSGYSNETERRNLFSQTDLIWKAHTGGVEHELLTGVEFGRQRTTNFRETGYFAGDVTSTSVPTAGPDKWPTVNFRQSATDADNGTQANVAAAFAQHRGSFGRVWQTTLGARVERMAIAFENHRNGQTLDRTDVMITPRAGLVFKPHPSASLYASLATSALPSAGDQFGSLTATNSTLKPERFETREAGAKWEPNANLRLSGAAYLLTRSRSSAPDPLRPGVVVQTGKQESRGVELEAQGQITTAWMLSAAYTVQRARIASRTTSAPAGATIPLVPAQSLALWNRVQVARPLALALGAVRQARMYAAIDNHVVLPAFTRLDAALYLSSGAHLLLQANVENLANVRYYPSASGNNNLQPGTPRLLRLSATVR; this is encoded by the coding sequence ATGCAGATTTCTCGCCTCCTGCCGATCGGTGCCCTAACGCTGCTCCTTCCGGCGCTCGCCCTCGGCCAGCACACCGCATCCAACGATTCGTCAGCGCGCCTCGATACGGTCCGGGTTCGCGCTTCTCGCTCGAATAGCTACTCCACCGTAGCCACGCGGAGCGTCACACGCACGACGGTCAAGCTGGTGGATCTCCCGATGTCGCTCTCCGTGCTCTCGCGTGGCCAGCTGCAGGATCAAGCCATGCGGTCGATGGCCGACGTGGTGCGCTATCTCCCAGGGATCACGATGGGGCAAGGCGAAGGGCACCGCGACCAGCCTACCACGCGCGGCATTTCCTCGACCGCCGATCTCTTCGTCGATGGCGTGCGCGACGACGTACAGTACCTGCGCGATCTCTACAACGTCGAGCGCGTGGAGGCAGTGCGCGGGCCGAATGCGCTGGCGTTCGGCCGGGGCGGCGGCGGTGGTGTGCTGAACCGGGTGCTGCGGCAGGCCGACTTCGGTGCGCACCGAGAGGTCGTGTTGGCCAGCGGGAGTCACGACCAGAGCCGAGGAACGCTCGATCTGGGCCACGCCCTCGGCGCGGCGGCAGCCGGGCGGGTGACCGCGATGGCCGAGTCGAGCAATTCATTCCGCGGCGTGCCGCTCTCCCGCGCGGGCGTCAACCCGACGGGTACGCTCGTCGTCGGTGGTGGAACGCTGCGCGCGAGCTACGAGCACTTTGAGGACCGCCGCGGCGTGGATCGCGGCATCCCCTCGTTTCACGGCGCGCCGGCGCCGATCGATGAGTCCATCTTCTACGGCGATCGTGCCGTGAATCGCGCGCGGGCCGTCGTGGACCATGGACGGCTGGAGTACGAGCGCGGTGCGGGGTCCGCGCTGCAACTGCGCACGGTATTCGCGTGGTCCGCGTACGAGAAGATGTACCGGAACCTCGTGCCGGGCGCGATGAACGCCACGGGGACCACGGTGGCGCTGAGTGGGTACAGCAACGAGACGGAACGACGGAATCTCTTCAGCCAGACCGATCTCATCTGGAAGGCGCACACCGGGGGCGTTGAGCACGAACTCCTCACCGGCGTGGAGTTCGGCCGACAGCGGACCACGAACTTCCGTGAAACCGGGTACTTCGCCGGCGACGTGACGAGCACCTCGGTGCCGACCGCCGGGCCGGACAAGTGGCCGACGGTGAACTTCCGCCAGTCGGCGACGGATGCGGACAATGGCACGCAGGCCAACGTCGCGGCAGCGTTCGCGCAGCATCGGGGCAGCTTCGGACGCGTGTGGCAGACGACGCTGGGCGCGCGGGTGGAGCGGATGGCGATCGCGTTCGAGAATCACCGGAACGGGCAGACGCTGGACCGCACGGACGTGATGATCACTCCCCGCGCGGGGCTCGTCTTCAAGCCGCATCCCTCGGCTTCCCTCTACGCCAGCCTGGCGACGTCGGCGCTGCCGAGCGCGGGCGACCAGTTCGGGTCGCTGACGGCGACGAACAGCACGCTGAAGCCGGAGCGCTTCGAGACGCGCGAGGCGGGCGCCAAGTGGGAGCCGAACGCCAACCTGCGACTGAGCGGCGCGGCCTACCTGCTCACGCGCAGCCGGTCGAGTGCTCCCGATCCGCTGCGTCCCGGTGTCGTGGTGCAGACGGGGAAGCAGGAATCGCGCGGGGTGGAACTGGAGGCGCAGGGGCAGATCACGACGGCGTGGATGCTGTCGGCGGCGTACACCGTGCAGCGCGCGCGCATTGCGAGTCGCACGACGTCGGCGCCGGCGGGTGCCACCATTCCCCTCGTGCCGGCCCAGTCGCTGGCGCTCTGGAATCGCGTGCAGGTCGCGCGCCCACTGGCGCTGGCCCTTGGCGCCGTTCGACAGGCGCGCATGTACGCGGCGATCGACAACCACGTGGTGCTGCCGGCTTTCACCAGGCTCGACGCCGCGCTCTACCTCTCGTCCGGAGCGCACCTGCTTCTTCAGGCGAACGTCGAGAACCTGGCCAACGTGCGCTACTACCCGTCAGCCAGCGGCAACAACAACCTGCAACCGGGTACCCCGCGCCTGCTGCGGCTCTCGGCGACGGTGCGTTGA
- a CDS encoding matrixin family metalloprotease, protein MKRLVALLAVLLAAMAVFIVAQARRLPARPASVAGASADTATVVPPVGENAAVPAAGEAGLLSVATSSLAAPRRDLAEIQRRLSDGESGTYIREILLQRSDNNARWPDRQLEPLRVWVQPQTALPDFQPDYPERVRKAFERWTHAGVPMAFTFVVDSARSDIPVVWVDKFDMPISGRTRWTRDQHWWIVGSSIELALHHQSGTPLGAEAVYAIALHEVGHVLGLDHTMDERSIMSARVRVSDLSAADEHTVQLIYSLPPGSVLRP, encoded by the coding sequence GTGAAGCGCCTCGTCGCCCTGCTGGCGGTACTGTTGGCCGCGATGGCCGTTTTCATCGTGGCGCAGGCGCGCCGCCTGCCCGCACGTCCGGCATCGGTGGCCGGCGCATCGGCCGACACCGCAACGGTCGTGCCACCCGTCGGCGAGAATGCGGCGGTGCCGGCCGCGGGCGAGGCCGGGCTCCTCAGCGTGGCGACATCATCGCTCGCCGCACCGCGCCGCGACCTCGCCGAGATCCAGCGGCGTCTCAGCGACGGGGAGTCCGGCACCTACATTCGCGAGATCCTGCTCCAGCGCAGCGACAACAACGCGCGGTGGCCCGATCGCCAGCTCGAGCCGCTGCGCGTCTGGGTGCAGCCACAGACCGCGCTGCCCGACTTCCAGCCCGACTACCCCGAGCGCGTGCGAAAGGCCTTCGAGCGCTGGACGCACGCCGGCGTGCCGATGGCGTTCACTTTCGTCGTCGATTCCGCGCGCAGCGACATTCCGGTCGTCTGGGTGGATAAGTTCGACATGCCCATCTCCGGGCGCACGCGATGGACGCGCGACCAGCATTGGTGGATCGTCGGCTCATCCATCGAGCTGGCCCTGCACCACCAAAGCGGCACGCCCCTCGGCGCCGAGGCGGTTTACGCCATCGCCCTGCACGAGGTCGGCCACGTGCTCGGACTTGACCACACGATGGATGAGCGGAGCATCATGTCGGCGCGCGTGCGTGTCAGCGACCTGAGCGCCGCGGACGAGCATACGGTGCAACTCATCTACAGCCTTCCGCCGGGATCGGTTCTGCGACCGTAG
- a CDS encoding alpha/beta hydrolase produces MNARERFLAYRRSAPRAPHLEPCTVRARGLDFAVYRTPDVPGTLPLACINGGMVYSHILLWPALAPLAARRQLIFYDQRGRGHSQVPPGARAARIEHDALDVRALRESLGFAQWDVLGHSWGGGIAMLGAAEDPDGIRNLVLVDAVGLTPEWLVALHDAALSRLTGDARSRLAAFDPASLHDPEPGRQAEYNRALYPAWFHDGELGSMFSPPLARSETGAAVVARLRREGFDWRAAAARIRARTLLVHGGSDMIPVSQAERTAATIPGAQLRVIPEAGHMPFWEQPQLFFATVEEFLA; encoded by the coding sequence GTGAACGCCCGCGAACGCTTTCTCGCCTACCGGCGGTCGGCGCCGCGCGCGCCGCACCTGGAACCGTGCACCGTCCGCGCGCGCGGGCTCGATTTTGCCGTCTACCGCACTCCGGACGTGCCGGGCACGCTCCCGCTGGCCTGCATCAACGGCGGGATGGTCTACTCGCACATCCTGCTCTGGCCGGCCCTCGCGCCGCTTGCGGCGCGGCGCCAGCTGATCTTCTACGACCAGCGCGGTCGCGGGCACAGTCAGGTGCCACCCGGCGCGCGCGCCGCCCGCATCGAGCACGATGCCCTGGACGTGCGCGCCCTGCGCGAATCGCTCGGCTTCGCGCAGTGGGACGTGCTGGGACACTCGTGGGGCGGCGGCATCGCGATGCTCGGCGCCGCGGAAGATCCCGATGGAATTCGCAACCTCGTGCTCGTCGACGCGGTTGGCCTGACCCCCGAGTGGCTTGTCGCGCTGCACGACGCCGCACTGTCGCGCCTGACCGGTGACGCCCGGTCGAGACTTGCCGCGTTCGACCCGGCCTCGCTGCACGATCCCGAACCCGGCCGCCAGGCGGAGTACAACCGCGCGCTCTATCCCGCCTGGTTCCACGATGGGGAGCTGGGATCGATGTTCTCGCCGCCGCTGGCCCGCAGTGAAACGGGAGCGGCCGTCGTCGCGCGCCTGCGTCGCGAGGGCTTCGATTGGCGCGCCGCCGCCGCACGCATTCGCGCCCGCACGCTGCTGGTGCACGGCGGCTCCGACATGATCCCCGTGTCGCAGGCCGAGCGCACCGCCGCGACGATTCCCGGTGCGCAACTGCGCGTGATCCCGGAGGCCGGGCACATGCCGTTCTGGGAGCAGCCGCAACTTTTCTTTGCCACCGTCGAGGAGTTTCTCGCGTGA
- a CDS encoding LLM class flavin-dependent oxidoreductase: MPLPRPVIQHISQYKDKWTAHLELGIYSFAETTFDPATGQRASTAQRLQDLIEEIEIADQVGLDVYGVGEHHRPDYAVSTPAVVLAAAAARTKHIRLTSAVSVLSSDDPVRVFQEFSTLDLLSNGRAEIMAGRGSFIESFPLFGYDLDDYHDLFTEKLDLLLALRANERVTWQGRFRAAMKDQPVYPRPVQDPLPVWIAIGGTPQSAARAGTLGLPLAIAIIGGEPARFTPFVQIYRDAWARAGHDPAKARVSINSHGFLAESAADAAESFWPRYADVMGRIGRERGWPPPSRAHFDRERSPHGALLVGSPQQVTDKILYEHELFGMDRFLIQLSVGTMPHAQMMRAIELYGTVVAPAVRRALQ; encoded by the coding sequence GTGCCCTTGCCCCGTCCGGTCATTCAGCATATATCTCAGTACAAAGATAAATGGACGGCACACCTGGAACTTGGCATCTACAGCTTCGCGGAAACGACGTTCGACCCGGCGACGGGCCAGCGCGCCAGCACGGCCCAGCGCCTGCAGGACCTGATCGAGGAGATCGAAATCGCCGACCAGGTGGGGCTGGACGTCTACGGCGTGGGTGAGCACCACCGTCCCGATTATGCCGTCTCCACGCCGGCGGTGGTGCTGGCGGCGGCCGCCGCACGCACGAAGCACATTCGGCTGACGAGCGCGGTGAGCGTGCTCAGTTCGGACGATCCGGTGCGGGTCTTCCAGGAATTCAGCACGCTGGACCTGCTCTCGAATGGCCGCGCCGAGATCATGGCCGGCCGCGGGTCGTTCATCGAGTCGTTCCCGCTGTTCGGCTACGACCTCGATGACTATCACGACCTGTTCACCGAAAAGCTCGACCTCTTGCTCGCCCTGCGCGCGAACGAGCGCGTGACGTGGCAGGGGCGCTTTCGCGCGGCGATGAAGGACCAGCCGGTCTATCCGCGACCGGTGCAGGACCCGCTTCCCGTCTGGATTGCCATCGGTGGCACGCCGCAGTCGGCGGCGCGCGCGGGGACGCTGGGGTTGCCGCTGGCCATCGCGATCATCGGCGGCGAGCCGGCGCGCTTCACGCCGTTCGTGCAGATCTACCGCGACGCGTGGGCGCGCGCCGGGCACGATCCGGCGAAGGCGCGCGTGAGCATCAACTCGCACGGCTTCCTGGCGGAGTCGGCGGCGGACGCGGCCGAGAGTTTCTGGCCCCGCTACGCCGACGTGATGGGGCGCATCGGCCGGGAGCGCGGATGGCCGCCCCCGTCCCGCGCCCACTTCGACCGGGAACGGTCGCCGCACGGCGCGCTGCTGGTGGGCAGTCCACAGCAGGTGACGGACAAGATCCTGTACGAGCACGAACTCTTCGGCATGGACCGTTTCCTGATTCAGCTGAGCGTCGGCACCATGCCGCATGCGCAGATGATGCGGGCCATCGAACTCTACGGCACCGTGGTGGCACCGGCGGTGCGAAGGGCACTTCAATGA
- a CDS encoding NAD(P)H-dependent oxidoreductase encodes MTDQQLRLQVIICSTRPGRKGPAVAAWMTEQAKAHGQFTVELVDLADFNLPILDEVAHPRLGQYEHEHTKRWSESVKRADAYVFVLPEYDFSMPASLLNALQCTYQEWTYKPAAFASYGGESGGLRSVQMTRQVLSTFKVVAMLEAVSIHHVAKRIDAATGAFLPDEGHPKKAQAMLDELYKWAGALRTLRT; translated from the coding sequence ATGACCGACCAGCAACTCCGCCTGCAGGTGATCATCTGCAGCACGCGCCCCGGCCGCAAAGGGCCGGCCGTCGCCGCATGGATGACCGAGCAGGCCAAGGCACACGGCCAATTCACCGTGGAACTCGTGGACCTCGCCGACTTCAACCTGCCCATCCTCGACGAGGTGGCGCATCCGCGGCTCGGCCAGTACGAGCACGAGCACACCAAGCGGTGGAGCGAGTCGGTGAAGCGGGCCGACGCCTACGTCTTCGTGCTCCCCGAGTACGACTTCTCGATGCCGGCGTCGCTCCTCAACGCGCTGCAGTGCACCTACCAGGAGTGGACGTACAAGCCGGCCGCCTTCGCGAGTTACGGCGGCGAGTCGGGCGGCCTGCGCAGCGTGCAGATGACGCGGCAGGTGCTGAGCACGTTCAAGGTGGTGGCGATGCTCGAGGCGGTCTCGATCCACCATGTGGCCAAGCGGATCGATGCGGCGACCGGCGCGTTCCTTCCGGATGAAGGGCATCCGAAGAAGGCGCAGGCGATGCTCGACGAGTTGTACAAGTGGGCGGGAGCTTTGCGGACGCTCCGCACCTAA